The genomic interval CGGTAGTGGCGACCATGGCGAGGACGAGGACGGTCCGGATGGGGACGGAGTCGCCAGGCCCGGTGAGGATTCCCACGAGGCCGCCGCCGATGAGGCTGTTGAACATGTTGCTGCCGAAGACGTTTCCGATGAGCAATTCGGTCTCACCGCGGCGCTGGGCTTGCACCGCGGCGACGAGTTCGGGAATCGAGGTACCGAGCGCGACGAGGGTGGCGCCGATGACGACCTGCGGGACTCCGAACCGGGTGGCGATCGCCGCGGCGTTGCTGACCAGCAGTTGCGCGGCGAGCAGGACCCCGGCCAATCCTGCTGCGGTGCGCGCCATCTCGCGGCCCGCGCGCGGCGGCGTGTCCGAGCCGGTCGTGGTGAACTCGACGGCTTGCTCGGTGACCGCGAGGTTGTTCTGGTCGGTGCGGGCCCAGCGCACCAGCGCGGTGATCGCGATGACGGCACCGGCACACAGCAGCAGTCCGGTCCACAGGTTCAGGCCGATGAGCATGGCCGCGGCGAACAGTGCGACGGCGGCCGTGGAAACGAACACCTCGCGGTTGATGACTGCCGAGGTCGCGCTGACCGTGCCGGCGAGAGCGGCCACACCGAGCACGAGCGTGATGTTGAGGATGTTGGAGCCCACCAGGTTCCCGGCGGCGATGCCGCCGTTTCCTGTCCCGGCAGCGGTGCCGGAGACGACGAATTCCGGTGCGGACGTGCCCAATCCGATGATGATGACACCGACGATCGCGGGTGCCACGCGCAGCTGCCGGGCCACGCGCGCAGCCCCCAGCACCAGCTGGTCGGCGGCGAGCGGAAGAACGGCGAGCCCGGCGAGCACACCGAGAACCTGAACGAGCAGACGACCCTCCCACCCTCGGCAGGCGCCGTCCCGTCCGCCCGCTCCTCGATCTTCATCGTAACGGTCTCGCGATGAGCGGCCCTCCCACGAGTGCGGGCCCACGCGAATCGGTGTGCCGCGTGGCCTGAGGAACAGCGTGATCGGCTCACCGCCTCGGTGTTGCGAGCCGGCGAGCCGATCACTGAGGTCAGGCGAGGTCGCGGTGGTTGAACCGGTACGTCCCTGCGGTAACCAGAACGGCCGACACGGCGGCCAGGACGAGCAGGCCGGTCCAGCCGAAGCCGTTCCGCAGTGGTTCGCTGTCGATGTAGTAGTGGAACGGCGACAGGTAAGCGGCCCATCCCAGGCCGATCTGGTCGGCAAAGGCGTGTGCCGCGTAGGCCGCGACACCGACGACCGCGGTGACCGCGAACACCACGGCGCGACGTCCGGAAGCGGCGCCGATACCGGTGGCCAAGGCACCGAAGGTGACGGTCAGCAGGATCAGATGCACGCATTGGGCGGCGAACTGCCCGGCGCCGATCGCGGTCAGGTCGGCCCCGCCGCGGATGGCGAGCATCGCCAGCCACAGCACGACACCGATGCCCGTGGCCGCCAGCACCAGTGCGGCGAAACGCTGCAGTATCAACGACGTTCGCGTGATCGGGTGCGCCAGCAGCAGATCCAGGGTGCCGGACTCCTCGTCGGCGGCGGTAACGCGTGCGCCGACCGCGGCACCGAAGAACATCGCCAGCAACGGCACGATCAACCCGAACACTGTGGAACCGAGATACCCTGCCGCCGAGCCGATGTCCTCCATATGCAGCGCGCTGCGCAGGCTCTCGGGCATGTTCTCCGCTTGGGCGGCACCGCTTTCCGCCATCTGCGGATAGAAAGACGCGTACATCACCGCGGCGAGCGTGATCCCGGCGGTCCAGCCCAGCAGACCGCGGCGGTTGACGCGCAGGGTCTTGGTGAGCACAACTGTGCGAGCGGTGGCCATCGCGGGCTCGATCATCGGCACGACAGCGGCGGATACGGTGGTCATGGCACGAATTCCTTATCGGAGTACGAGTTGGGTTGTGTCTAGAAGTCAGGCCGCGGGCTGTGGTGCGGCATCGGCGCTCGCATAGTGGCTGTGGAAGATCTCGTCCAGATGCGGCTCGGTGGTGAGCAACGCGGTCACGGTGTGCCGGGCCGCGGCCTTGACGACCGCATCGGGGGTACCGGTCAGCCGGGCACGCAGCACCGTGCCCGAATCATCGAGAACCGGGTCCACCAGACCGGGCAGAGCACAGAACTCGTCGACCGCAACCGGTGCGGCGAACCGGATTTCGATCCGCCTGGTGGCGCCCGCGCGGAGATCGGCGACGGTGTCGAGTGCGACCACCGCACCGTCGCGCAGGATGGCGATACGGTCGGCCACGGCTTCGACC from Nocardia wallacei carries:
- a CDS encoding ABC transporter permease subunit, whose translation is MTTVSAAVVPMIEPAMATARTVVLTKTLRVNRRGLLGWTAGITLAAVMYASFYPQMAESGAAQAENMPESLRSALHMEDIGSAAGYLGSTVFGLIVPLLAMFFGAAVGARVTAADEESGTLDLLLAHPITRTSLILQRFAALVLAATGIGVVLWLAMLAIRGGADLTAIGAGQFAAQCVHLILLTVTFGALATGIGAASGRRAVVFAVTAVVGVAAYAAHAFADQIGLGWAAYLSPFHYYIDSEPLRNGFGWTGLLVLAAVSAVLVTAGTYRFNHRDLA
- a CDS encoding sodium:calcium antiporter yields the protein MLAGLAVLPLAADQLVLGAARVARQLRVAPAIVGVIIIGLGTSAPEFVVSGTAAGTGNGGIAAGNLVGSNILNITLVLGVAALAGTVSATSAVINREVFVSTAAVALFAAAMLIGLNLWTGLLLCAGAVIAITALVRWARTDQNNLAVTEQAVEFTTTGSDTPPRAGREMARTAAGLAGVLLAAQLLVSNAAAIATRFGVPQVVIGATLVALGTSIPELVAAVQAQRRGETELLIGNVFGSNMFNSLIGGGLVGILTGPGDSVPIRTVLVLAMVATTGLAWLLLRRDLRLTTAEAGLLLLGYIATLPLIFTS